One stretch of Hyphomicrobiales bacterium DNA includes these proteins:
- a CDS encoding DNA adenine methylase — translation MTTMPAPILRYPGAKWRLTPWLHQFTPHVDQVVDVYGGSGAFCLTLPYTPPHVVYNDLNGDLLNLFTVLRNPITRTQLCEAICFTLWSRAEYLSCVAPDGSVLLSGEAVEDARRFLVRSWQGQKGVQSSRAGWRNKGSRGVRAGTYEVWQQLPDRLAAIATRLQAAEIECVPALTIIGRYATPQTLLYCDPPYVRATAHGTRQRIYRYEMDIDDHDALLTALEAHPIQLC, via the coding sequence ATGACGACGATGCCCGCCCCCATCCTGCGCTATCCCGGTGCGAAGTGGCGCTTGACGCCGTGGCTGCACCAGTTCACGCCCCATGTGGATCAGGTCGTCGATGTCTATGGCGGTAGCGGCGCGTTTTGCCTAACACTGCCATATACGCCGCCGCATGTGGTCTATAACGACCTCAACGGTGATCTGCTCAACTTGTTTACGGTGCTGCGCAACCCGATCACACGAACCCAATTGTGTGAGGCAATATGCTTCACCCTTTGGAGCCGGGCGGAGTATTTGTCTTGTGTCGCTCCTGATGGCTCCGTTCTTCTGAGTGGTGAGGCGGTCGAGGATGCGCGGCGCTTTCTTGTTCGCTCATGGCAAGGACAAAAAGGTGTCCAGTCCAGCCGCGCGGGGTGGCGCAATAAGGGATCGCGGGGCGTACGGGCGGGGACGTATGAAGTATGGCAACAATTACCGGATCGGTTGGCGGCGATAGCGACACGACTACAGGCGGCTGAAATCGAATGTGTGCCTGCGCTCACCATCATTGGGCGCTATGCCACGCCGCAAACCCTCCTCTATTGCGACCCGCCCTATGTACGGGCGACGGCGCATGGTACACGACAACGGATCTACCGTTATGAAATGGACATCGACGATCATGACGCCTTGCTGACGGCGCTGGAGGCCCACCCCATCCAGTTATGCTGA
- a CDS encoding RusA family crossover junction endodeoxyribonuclease, with protein sequence MDIDNRVKAALDAVALALAFDDCRVARLVVERVGIDPKRPACEITIQARHLEES encoded by the coding sequence ATGGATATTGACAATCGCGTCAAAGCGGCCCTGGACGCGGTGGCGCTGGCGCTCGCGTTTGACGATTGCCGAGTGGCGCGGCTGGTCGTGGAGCGGGTCGGGATCGACCCAAAACGTCCCGCTTGTGAGATCACCATCCAGGCGCGACACCTGGAGGAATCATGA
- a CDS encoding DNA cytosine methyltransferase, which translates to MTLTVGSLFSGIGGLELGLERAGMQTVWQVEIDAYAQQILHRHWPDVPKYRDIRACGAHNLAPVDLICGGFPCQPHSLAGRRGGSHDERDLWPEYRRILRELRPRWVVAENVPGLLSTDAGQFFGAILADLATLGYDAEWSVLSACVLGAPHTRERLFLVAHARRLGSFRWRIGEGGAGRNQASDCCDRHLQSAFWTCDPDPLCRVADGLSRGLDKGKRLKVLGNAVVPQVAEVIGRWIMASEGKEQ; encoded by the coding sequence ATGACTCTGACGGTTGGAAGTCTGTTTAGCGGTATTGGCGGCCTGGAGCTTGGCCTGGAGCGGGCTGGGATGCAGACCGTTTGGCAGGTGGAGATTGATGCGTATGCCCAACAAATTTTGCACCGACATTGGCCCGACGTGCCAAAGTACCGGGATATCCGCGCATGCGGAGCCCACAACCTCGCCCCCGTCGATCTTATCTGCGGCGGCTTCCCTTGTCAGCCCCACAGTCTCGCCGGACGACGCGGCGGATCACACGATGAGCGCGATCTCTGGCCCGAATACCGTCGCATCCTTCGCGAGCTTCGGCCCCGATGGGTCGTGGCAGAAAACGTGCCAGGGCTACTCTCAACGGATGCTGGACAATTCTTCGGAGCCATACTCGCAGACCTGGCCACGCTCGGGTACGATGCGGAATGGTCAGTGCTATCGGCGTGTGTCCTGGGTGCCCCACACACACGCGAGCGCCTGTTCCTGGTGGCCCACGCCCGCCGCCTCGGATCATTCCGGTGGCGGATCGGCGAAGGTGGGGCGGGGCGAAACCAGGCATCAGATTGCTGTGACCGACACCTTCAAAGCGCGTTTTGGACATGCGATCCCGATCCGCTTTGTCGAGTGGCTGATGGGCTTTCCAGAGGGCTGGACAAAGGCAAGCGATTAAAGGTGCTGGGAAACGCCGTGGTGCCGCAGGTGGCAGAGGTGATTGGGCGGTGGATTATGGCATCTGAAGGGAAAGAACAATGA
- a CDS encoding helix-turn-helix transcriptional regulator — MYNKRMYVKSFFLELLAAKSLRESRRISVRLAWRESGVSKRVAYSMANNAMREYPADALVKLCRYFECDVGDLLALADDHGCAVHRRHN; from the coding sequence GTGTATAATAAGCGCATGTATGTAAAGAGTTTTTTTCTTGAACTGCTCGCGGCAAAAAGCTTGAGGGAAAGCCGCCGTATCAGTGTCCGCCTCGCCTGGCGCGAGTCGGGCGTATCAAAGCGGGTGGCCTACAGCATGGCAAACAATGCCATGCGCGAGTACCCCGCTGATGCACTCGTCAAGCTCTGTCGCTATTTCGAGTGTGATGTTGGGGATTTGCTCGCACTCGCCGACGATCATGGGTGTGCAGTCCACCGCCGCCATAACTAA
- a CDS encoding MYG1 family protein, whose amino-acid sequence MKVAVTHDGIFHADDVFAAVVVRRMFPRVRIIRTRHPDHLAAADLRLDVGGKSDGATDFDHHQPGGAGVRPNGVPYAAAGLVWLAFGERLTHSASVALEVDRTLFQSIDAHDNGYAPCADGMTVTVSHVISRMNPDWQEAANYDACFAQASALAATILDRTIVRAVGIVQAEREVMVAIQNADDPRILVLDRFIPWQTAVCTLAEEVQFVVFPSMGTWRVQVVPQQLGVPGNRRSLPAAWAGLEGSALQAITGVSEATFAHRGLFIAGAASKAGAYALAQKALQ is encoded by the coding sequence ATGAAAGTCGCCGTCACTCACGACGGTATCTTTCATGCCGACGATGTTTTCGCCGCTGTTGTCGTGCGGCGAATGTTTCCCCGTGTGCGCATCATACGCACACGTCATCCCGATCACCTCGCCGCTGCCGACCTACGCCTTGACGTAGGTGGGAAGTCGGACGGTGCGACCGACTTCGATCACCACCAGCCAGGGGGCGCGGGCGTGCGCCCTAACGGCGTGCCCTATGCCGCCGCTGGTCTCGTTTGGCTCGCCTTTGGGGAGCGTCTCACGCACTCCGCGTCGGTTGCCTTGGAGGTGGATCGGACGTTGTTCCAATCCATCGACGCGCACGACAATGGGTACGCGCCGTGCGCAGATGGTATGACCGTGACCGTGAGTCACGTCATAAGCAGGATGAACCCGGATTGGCAAGAGGCGGCGAATTACGACGCATGCTTTGCCCAGGCGTCAGCCCTGGCGGCAACGATCCTTGATCGCACGATAGTGCGTGCGGTCGGGATCGTCCAGGCCGAGCGCGAGGTGATGGTGGCGATCCAAAACGCCGACGACCCACGCATTCTCGTCCTCGACCGTTTTATTCCCTGGCAAACGGCGGTTTGCACGCTAGCAGAAGAGGTGCAATTCGTCGTGTTTCCGTCAATGGGAACATGGCGGGTGCAGGTCGTTCCCCAGCAGCTCGGCGTGCCAGGGAATCGGCGCTCTCTTCCAGCGGCATGGGCGGGGCTGGAAGGGAGCGCTCTGCAGGCGATTACAGGCGTCAGTGAGGCCACGTTTGCTCATCGCGGCCTCTTTATCGCTGGCGCTGCAAGCAAAGCCGGGGCCTACGCTCTGGCACAAAAGGCGCTCCAATGA
- a CDS encoding ribonuclease H-like domain-containing protein, with product MSADLLCMRRTNHEDIMLYLDIETLDFFQDPPIARLPRPVQLRAMRFGLATLYNDQAIPSAAWSQWWPADRHYPLGRVVWSDGPEEPGDLADLWRFLMNQTIVGWNIFDFDLPFLMLHVNAEADYPGDPWLDPMQIIDLMGILKHASKGFGRERWYKLQDISTVNLGRGKAGNGQEAAEWLRSGDPDLVRRAAAYCREDVQLVIELFQHAQTAGLLCPARPERNEVGDIRVWLEDQGTITNVQREGTM from the coding sequence ATGAGCGCCGATCTTCTATGTATGCGGCGTACCAACCACGAGGATATCATGCTCTACCTCGATATTGAAACGTTGGATTTCTTTCAGGATCCGCCTATTGCGCGGCTGCCGCGCCCGGTGCAGCTGCGGGCCATGCGCTTCGGCCTGGCCACGCTCTACAATGATCAGGCTATCCCCAGCGCGGCCTGGTCGCAATGGTGGCCAGCGGATCGCCACTATCCCCTGGGGCGTGTGGTGTGGAGCGACGGCCCAGAAGAGCCCGGCGATCTTGCCGATCTCTGGCGGTTCTTGATGAATCAAACCATTGTAGGTTGGAATATCTTTGACTTCGATCTGCCGTTTCTCATGCTGCACGTCAATGCCGAAGCGGACTATCCTGGCGATCCCTGGCTTGACCCCATGCAGATCATTGACCTGATGGGCATCCTCAAGCATGCGTCCAAAGGGTTTGGACGGGAGCGCTGGTACAAGCTCCAGGACATCAGCACCGTCAATCTGGGTCGGGGTAAGGCTGGGAATGGACAGGAGGCAGCGGAATGGCTGCGCAGCGGCGATCCTGACCTGGTGCGACGTGCCGCCGCCTATTGCCGGGAGGATGTGCAGCTGGTGATCGAGCTCTTTCAGCATGCGCAGACCGCAGGTCTCCTGTGCCCGGCCCGGCCTGAGCGGAACGAAGTCGGCGATATCCGCGTGTGGCTGGAGGATCAAGGGACGATTACGAACGTGCAGCGCGAGGGGACGATGTAG